The following proteins are encoded in a genomic region of Selenomonadales bacterium 4137-cl:
- the secG gene encoding preprotein translocase subunit SecG has protein sequence MYTALMILDAILSIAIIAVVVLQSGKSAGMSGAIAGGAETIFGGKKKGLDELLSKATMVLGLLFGFVTLALARMTL, from the coding sequence GTGTACACTGCGCTCATGATTCTCGATGCCATCCTCTCGATTGCGATAATCGCCGTCGTGGTGCTGCAGTCCGGCAAGAGCGCCGGGATGTCCGGAGCGATCGCCGGCGGGGCCGAAACGATTTTCGGCGGCAAGAAAAAAGGCCTGGACGAGCTCCTCTCCAAGGCTACCATGGTGCTCGGCCTTCTTTTCGGCTTTGTTACTCTGGCTCTGGCCAGGATGACGCTGTAG
- a CDS encoding sodium-translocating pyrophosphatase, translating into MDTYLILSALAGVVALLFAFFLASSISKANAGNERMREIAGYIHEGAMAFLYREYRYLVIFAIAVFIILSIFINWQTAVCYIAGALCSVLAGYIGMQVATKANVRTTEAARNGMGQAIKIAFSGGAVMGMSVAGLGVLGLGAMFLLFAKDVNYIAGFGLGASSIALFARVGGGIYTKAADVGADLVGKVEAGIPEDDPRNPAVIADNVGDNVGDVAGMGADLFESYVGSLISAFTLGVLIFKGGEGVLFPIALCALGIIASIIGILVGRGSNADNPQAALNMGTYVAGGITVVAAGVLSMWLFGDLKAFLALTAGLIAGLAIGKVTEIYTSGDYGSVKKIAEQSQTGPATTIISGMAVGMYSTMWPMLFITAGMLVSYFVMGGGLKGLYGIALAAVGMLSTTGITVAVDAYGPISDNAGGIAEMSELPHSVREVTDKLDAVGNTTAAIAKGFAIGSAALTALALFASYAQSVKLDAIDLLDPLTLAGLFLGAMVPFLFGALTMEAVGKAANEMIEEVRRQFREIPGLMEGKAKAEYATCVDIATGAALHKMVVPGTLAVVLPLAVGLILGTESLAGFVAGALVTGVLMAVFMANAGGAWDNAKKYIEGGEYGGKGSNTHKAAVVGDTVGDPFKDTSGPAMNILIKLMTIVSLVFAPVFVKYGGLVSHLLK; encoded by the coding sequence TTGGATACCTATCTTATTTTATCCGCGCTGGCGGGCGTAGTGGCGCTGCTGTTCGCCTTCTTTCTGGCCAGCAGCATCAGCAAGGCCAACGCCGGCAACGAGAGGATGCGCGAAATTGCCGGCTACATTCACGAGGGAGCTATGGCCTTCCTGTATCGTGAATACCGTTATCTGGTTATTTTTGCCATTGCCGTCTTCATAATTTTATCGATTTTCATCAACTGGCAGACCGCCGTCTGCTACATCGCCGGCGCACTGTGCTCGGTGCTGGCCGGCTATATCGGCATGCAGGTGGCCACCAAGGCCAACGTCCGCACGACCGAAGCCGCCCGTAACGGCATGGGACAGGCCATCAAGATCGCTTTCTCCGGCGGCGCCGTCATGGGCATGTCGGTGGCCGGCCTGGGCGTACTTGGTCTCGGAGCGATGTTCCTGCTGTTCGCCAAGGATGTCAACTATATCGCCGGCTTCGGCCTGGGGGCCAGCTCCATCGCCTTGTTCGCCCGTGTCGGCGGCGGTATTTACACTAAAGCGGCCGACGTCGGCGCCGACCTCGTCGGCAAGGTCGAGGCCGGCATCCCCGAGGACGATCCGCGCAACCCGGCGGTCATCGCCGACAATGTCGGCGACAACGTCGGCGACGTGGCCGGCATGGGCGCCGATCTGTTCGAATCTTACGTCGGCTCGCTGATCTCCGCTTTCACCCTCGGCGTTCTGATCTTCAAGGGCGGCGAAGGCGTGCTCTTCCCCATCGCCCTCTGCGCCCTGGGCATTATCGCCTCGATCATCGGTATACTCGTCGGCCGCGGCAGCAACGCCGACAATCCCCAGGCGGCCCTCAACATGGGCACCTATGTCGCCGGCGGCATCACCGTGGTGGCCGCAGGCGTACTCAGCATGTGGCTGTTCGGCGACCTCAAAGCCTTCCTCGCGCTCACCGCCGGCCTTATCGCCGGCCTGGCGATCGGCAAGGTAACGGAAATATACACCTCCGGCGATTACGGCTCTGTCAAGAAGATCGCCGAGCAATCGCAGACCGGCCCGGCGACCACCATCATCTCCGGCATGGCGGTCGGCATGTACTCCACCATGTGGCCGATGCTGTTCATCACCGCCGGCATGCTGGTATCCTACTTCGTCATGGGCGGCGGCCTGAAAGGCCTCTACGGCATCGCGCTGGCGGCGGTAGGCATGCTGTCGACCACCGGCATCACCGTGGCTGTTGACGCCTACGGCCCCATCTCCGACAACGCCGGCGGCATCGCCGAGATGTCGGAACTGCCCCACTCGGTCCGCGAAGTAACCGACAAGCTCGACGCGGTCGGCAACACCACCGCGGCGATCGCCAAAGGCTTCGCCATCGGCTCGGCGGCCCTCACCGCCCTGGCCCTGTTCGCTTCCTACGCCCAGTCCGTCAAGCTCGACGCCATCGACCTCCTCGATCCGCTCACCCTCGCCGGCCTGTTCCTCGGCGCGATGGTGCCCTTCCTGTTCGGCGCTCTGACGATGGAAGCAGTCGGCAAGGCGGCTAACGAGATGATCGAGGAAGTGCGCCGCCAGTTCCGCGAGATCCCCGGCCTGATGGAGGGCAAAGCCAAGGCCGAGTACGCCACCTGCGTCGATATCGCCACCGGCGCCGCCCTGCACAAGATGGTCGTGCCCGGCACGCTGGCCGTAGTTCTGCCTCTCGCCGTGGGCCTCATCCTCGGCACCGAGAGCCTGGCCGGTTTCGTGGCCGGCGCGCTGGTGACCGGCGTCCTCATGGCCGTCTTCATGGCCAACGCCGGCGGCGCCTGGGACAACGCCAAGAAGTACATCGAAGGCGGCGAATACGGCGGCAAGGGCAGCAACACCCACAAGGCCGCAGTCGTCGGCGACACGGTCGGCGACCCCTTCAAGGACACCTCCGGCCCGGCGATGAACATCCTCATCAAGCTGATGACCATCGTCTCCCTGGTGTTCGCGCCCGTGTTCGTCAAATACGGCGGACTGGTCAGCCACCTTCTCAAATAA
- a CDS encoding sodium:alanine symporter family protein gives MQGIEKFIADMADFVWGLPLIILLFGTHLFLTFRLGFIQRYMGKAIKLSLTRSTEGRGDVSQFGALTTALAATIGTGNIVGVATAVAAGGPGAILWMWLTGVFGIATKYAEALLSVKYRIQTADGQMAGGPMYVLERGLNMKWLAVVFAGLTAIAAFGIGNTVQANSIASMLKETYNVSPYVSGIVLTMLTALVILGGIKSIARVCEALVPFMAIFYVAGCAIILLSGFSTILDSIYLIVSSAFSGKAAMGGFLGAGLKEAMRFGIARGLFSNESGLGSAPIVAAAAQTKNPVRQALVSSTGTFWDTVVVCAMTGLVLVNTGVWQSGLKGAALTKSAFSTIPVVGPLVLAVGLLTFVFSTILGWSYYGEKAAEYLFGKKVIKPYRYLWVIAVFIGAVASLPAVWNFADAANGLMAVPNLVSLLLLSGVLVAETREYLWNGNLDHEPADFAAAPGEKRKGKG, from the coding sequence ATGCAAGGTATCGAGAAGTTCATTGCCGACATGGCCGATTTTGTCTGGGGCCTGCCGCTTATAATCCTGCTGTTCGGAACGCACTTGTTTTTGACTTTTAGACTGGGCTTTATTCAGAGATATATGGGCAAGGCGATCAAGCTCTCGCTGACCCGCTCCACCGAAGGACGGGGGGATGTCAGCCAGTTCGGCGCGCTGACGACCGCGCTGGCCGCGACCATCGGCACAGGCAACATCGTTGGCGTGGCCACCGCCGTGGCCGCCGGCGGTCCGGGGGCGATACTGTGGATGTGGCTGACCGGCGTGTTCGGCATCGCCACCAAATACGCGGAGGCGTTGCTGTCCGTGAAGTACCGCATCCAGACCGCGGACGGCCAGATGGCCGGCGGACCGATGTACGTCCTGGAGCGCGGCCTCAATATGAAGTGGCTGGCCGTCGTGTTCGCCGGCCTGACCGCCATCGCCGCCTTCGGCATCGGCAACACCGTGCAGGCCAACTCCATCGCTTCGATGCTCAAGGAGACCTATAATGTTTCGCCGTATGTTTCCGGTATCGTCCTGACAATGCTGACCGCCCTGGTCATCCTCGGCGGCATCAAGTCGATCGCCCGCGTGTGCGAGGCGCTGGTGCCCTTCATGGCGATCTTCTATGTGGCCGGCTGCGCGATTATTCTACTGTCCGGCTTCTCCACCATCCTCGATTCGATCTATCTCATCGTCAGCAGCGCCTTCAGCGGTAAGGCGGCGATGGGCGGCTTCCTGGGGGCAGGCCTGAAGGAAGCGATGCGGTTCGGCATCGCCCGCGGCCTGTTCTCGAACGAATCCGGCCTCGGCAGCGCCCCGATCGTGGCGGCGGCGGCTCAGACGAAGAACCCCGTCCGCCAGGCGCTCGTTTCCAGCACCGGCACCTTCTGGGACACGGTGGTGGTGTGCGCCATGACCGGCCTGGTGCTCGTCAACACCGGCGTGTGGCAGAGCGGCCTGAAAGGCGCCGCCCTGACGAAATCCGCCTTTTCCACCATCCCTGTCGTCGGCCCGCTGGTGCTGGCGGTCGGCCTGCTGACCTTCGTCTTTTCCACCATCCTCGGCTGGTCCTATTACGGCGAGAAGGCGGCCGAGTACCTGTTCGGCAAAAAGGTGATCAAGCCGTACCGCTACCTGTGGGTCATCGCCGTTTTCATCGGCGCGGTGGCCTCCCTGCCGGCGGTGTGGAACTTCGCCGACGCCGCCAACGGCCTGATGGCCGTCCCCAACCTCGTTTCCCTGCTGCTACTGAGCGGTGTGCTTGTTGCCGAGACTCGCGAATACCTCTGGAACGGCAACCTCGACCACGAGCCGGCGGATTTCGCCGCCGCCCCCGGCGAGAAGAGGAAAGGCAAAGGCTGA
- a CDS encoding VOC family protein, whose protein sequence is MADNINPVIWFEIPVTDMPRGKAFYEAVFGHKLEIVDMGERQMAMFPMAMNAIGAGGALVKAEHYVPSYTGAIIYFAVADIAATLDKVAASKGKTLVPKTDIGQYGFFGLFEDSEGNCIGLHSM, encoded by the coding sequence ATGGCTGACAATATCAACCCGGTGATCTGGTTCGAAATCCCCGTTACGGATATGCCGCGTGGCAAAGCCTTCTACGAGGCGGTTTTCGGCCATAAGCTCGAAATTGTCGACATGGGCGAACGGCAGATGGCCATGTTCCCGATGGCGATGAACGCGATCGGCGCCGGCGGCGCGCTGGTGAAGGCGGAGCATTACGTGCCGTCCTATACCGGCGCGATCATCTACTTCGCCGTAGCCGACATCGCCGCCACGCTTGACAAAGTCGCCGCCAGCAAAGGCAAAACGCTTGTCCCCAAAACCGACATCGGCCAGTACGGCTTCTTCGGCCTTTTCGAAGACAGCGAAGGCAACTGCATCGGCCTCCATTCGATGTAG
- a CDS encoding alpha/beta fold hydrolase, whose protein sequence is MAIMRGAEPFLLPGGDRGVLLIHGFTGAPAEMRLLGERLHGEGYTVLGPRLAGHGSSPAEMAGTRWPHWYGDAEDGYHLLKGMCREVSVVGLSMGGLLALKLAAEHPVARVTAINAPIFLLDRRLPLLPFFRLFRKYQRQEKRRLTVNEPYNVSYDYMPLRCLVSLLELIRHVDGLLPLVTRPALLVQSRHDRTVRPESVQHIHRRLGGRSKRIIWLERSGHVATIDVEHERVFRYIDSFLTPRSIDD, encoded by the coding sequence GTGGCGATCATGCGCGGGGCCGAGCCGTTTCTGCTGCCCGGCGGCGACCGGGGCGTGCTGCTCATCCATGGGTTCACCGGCGCGCCGGCCGAGATGCGCCTGCTGGGCGAGCGCCTGCACGGCGAGGGCTACACCGTCCTGGGGCCGCGCCTGGCGGGGCACGGGAGCAGCCCGGCGGAGATGGCGGGCACCAGGTGGCCCCATTGGTACGGCGATGCGGAGGACGGCTACCACCTGCTGAAGGGAATGTGCCGGGAGGTGTCGGTGGTGGGTCTGTCGATGGGCGGGCTGCTGGCTCTGAAGCTGGCTGCCGAGCACCCGGTGGCCAGGGTGACCGCTATAAACGCGCCCATATTCCTCCTTGACAGGCGTCTGCCGCTGCTGCCCTTCTTCCGCCTGTTCCGCAAGTACCAGCGCCAGGAGAAGCGCCGGCTGACGGTCAACGAGCCGTATAACGTTTCCTATGATTATATGCCGCTGCGCTGCCTGGTCAGCCTGCTGGAGCTTATCAGGCATGTGGACGGCCTGCTGCCGCTCGTCACCCGGCCGGCCCTGCTGGTCCAGTCGCGACACGACCGGACGGTGCGGCCGGAGAGCGTTCAGCATATCCACCGCCGCCTCGGCGGCCGGAGCAAGAGGATAATCTGGCTGGAGCGTTCGGGCCACGTCGCCACGATCGACGTGGAGCACGAGCGGGTCTTCCGCTATATCGACAGCTTTTTGACGCCAAGATCAATAGACGACTGA
- a CDS encoding PaaI family thioesterase yields the protein MGDERNTWCFACGPDNPIGLKLDFAEEGDKYVARFTAGPEHQGYDGIVHGGIVSTLLDEIMARYPYAKGDDTVTARLEIRYRQPTPVGQELTVSGWIVGKRGRIYEMAGTVALADGTVTAEGKATVMAVRK from the coding sequence ATGGGAGACGAACGCAACACGTGGTGTTTTGCCTGCGGGCCGGATAATCCGATCGGCCTGAAGCTCGATTTCGCCGAAGAGGGGGACAAGTATGTGGCCCGCTTTACCGCCGGTCCGGAGCATCAGGGCTACGACGGCATCGTTCACGGCGGCATCGTGAGCACGCTGCTGGACGAGATCATGGCCCGTTACCCGTACGCCAAGGGCGACGACACGGTAACCGCCCGCCTGGAGATAAGGTACCGCCAGCCGACCCCGGTGGGGCAGGAGCTGACCGTGTCCGGATGGATCGTGGGCAAGCGGGGCAGGATATACGAGATGGCCGGCACGGTGGCGCTGGCGGACGGCACCGTCACCGCCGAGGGCAAGGCCACAGTGATGGCTGTAAGGAAGTGA
- the rnr gene encoding ribonuclease R — MTLRDRVLAFMREEAYKPLAPDDLAAGLDLKAQELADFWPLLAALEENAEVIKTRFGKFGVPERMNLVVGMLAASEKGFGFVIPDNPDEADVYIPHDALAGAMHRDRVVARVHGQRPGGKAREGEIIRIVKRANTKVVGTFEASRHYAFVTPDDARLRQDVFVPRDEWGGAENGAKVVVEITKWPEGKRSAEGRVTEVLGLKGDPGIEILAIIRNHNLATAFPPEVEAAAARCRETVGPDELKGRRDLRDLPVVTIDSEDAKDLDDAVYVERRANGRWLLGVHIADVSHYVKENSPLDEEARERGTSVYLVDRVLPMLPHRLSNGICSLNAGVDRLAMSAHMEIDARGRVVSYELFPSVIRVHTRLSYNIVRRILAEDDEHLKDEYRPLVGMLAEMERLCNILRQRRLNRGAIDFDFPELKVKLDDKGRPVAIEKRVRSIAESIVEEFMLAANETVAEHMDKLGVPFVFRVHEEPDPEKMTKLNNLLHNFGQALSKPDNIRPKALQKVLGRVAGRPEERLISTVMLRSLKQARYEAENLGHFGLAATYYTHFTSPIRRYPDLIVHRILRETFSSGSISARRRQKLAAILPEISLHASQRERAAAEAERETVDLKKVEYMAQFLGDEFAGAISGVTAFGLFVELENGIEGLVHVSSMDDDYYRYDEDRYSLIGQRTGKVYRLGDATTVTLVKVNPAERTIDFTLAGDAALRPAGRKGRGGGRGRKTGERATSQGARSGGSGKKTGSGGQGRKAKDGGMKPAGTGAAGKAAGEAAGKQPAGTQRKRPQGSGKRRTKSGKNQT; from the coding sequence ATGACCCTTAGAGATAGAGTCCTCGCCTTTATGCGCGAGGAGGCCTACAAGCCGCTGGCGCCGGACGACCTGGCCGCCGGGCTGGACCTGAAGGCGCAAGAGCTGGCCGATTTTTGGCCGCTGCTGGCGGCTTTGGAGGAAAACGCCGAGGTTATCAAGACCAGGTTCGGCAAGTTCGGCGTGCCCGAGCGCATGAACCTGGTGGTGGGGATGCTGGCGGCGAGCGAGAAAGGCTTCGGGTTCGTAATCCCCGATAACCCCGACGAGGCCGATGTGTACATACCCCACGACGCGCTGGCCGGCGCGATGCACCGCGACCGGGTGGTCGCGCGGGTGCACGGCCAGCGGCCGGGCGGCAAGGCCCGCGAGGGGGAGATAATCAGGATCGTCAAGCGTGCCAACACCAAGGTTGTCGGCACGTTCGAGGCGAGCCGCCACTACGCGTTCGTAACCCCTGACGATGCCCGCCTGCGCCAGGATGTTTTCGTGCCGCGGGACGAATGGGGCGGGGCGGAGAACGGCGCGAAGGTGGTCGTGGAGATTACCAAGTGGCCGGAGGGCAAGCGCAGCGCCGAGGGCCGGGTGACGGAGGTGCTGGGCCTCAAGGGCGACCCTGGCATCGAGATACTGGCCATCATCAGGAACCACAACCTTGCGACCGCTTTTCCGCCCGAGGTGGAGGCCGCCGCCGCCCGCTGCCGCGAGACGGTGGGGCCGGACGAACTGAAGGGGCGGCGCGACCTGCGCGACTTGCCGGTCGTGACCATCGACTCCGAGGATGCCAAGGACCTCGACGACGCCGTGTACGTGGAGCGGCGCGCCAATGGCCGTTGGCTGCTTGGCGTGCATATCGCCGACGTCAGCCATTATGTAAAGGAGAATAGCCCTCTCGATGAGGAGGCCAGGGAGCGGGGCACAAGCGTCTATTTGGTGGACCGCGTGCTGCCGATGCTGCCTCACCGCCTTTCGAACGGCATCTGCAGCCTGAACGCCGGCGTCGACCGGCTGGCGATGTCGGCGCATATGGAGATCGACGCCCGCGGCCGGGTGGTTAGCTATGAGCTTTTCCCGAGCGTTATCCGCGTCCACACCCGGCTTTCATACAACATCGTCCGCCGCATCCTCGCCGAGGACGACGAGCACCTGAAGGACGAATACCGTCCGCTTGTCGGCATGCTGGCCGAGATGGAGCGCCTGTGCAACATCCTTCGCCAGCGGCGGCTGAACCGCGGGGCGATCGACTTCGATTTTCCCGAGCTTAAGGTGAAGCTGGACGATAAGGGGCGGCCGGTGGCGATAGAGAAGCGGGTGCGCAGCATCGCCGAATCGATTGTCGAGGAGTTCATGCTGGCGGCCAACGAGACGGTGGCCGAGCATATGGACAAGCTGGGCGTGCCTTTCGTCTTCCGCGTCCACGAGGAGCCCGACCCGGAAAAAATGACCAAGCTCAACAACCTGCTCCACAACTTCGGCCAGGCGCTTTCCAAGCCCGACAACATCCGCCCCAAGGCTTTGCAGAAAGTGCTGGGCCGGGTGGCCGGCCGGCCGGAGGAGCGACTGATAAGCACGGTGATGCTCAGATCGCTCAAGCAGGCGCGCTACGAGGCGGAGAATCTCGGCCATTTCGGCCTGGCCGCCACGTACTACACTCACTTCACCTCGCCGATCAGGCGCTATCCCGACCTCATCGTCCACCGCATCCTGCGCGAGACGTTTTCATCCGGCAGCATTTCCGCCCGTCGCCGCCAGAAGCTGGCCGCCATCCTGCCGGAAATATCCCTTCACGCCTCGCAGCGCGAACGGGCGGCAGCCGAGGCGGAACGGGAGACGGTCGACCTCAAAAAGGTCGAGTATATGGCCCAGTTTCTCGGCGACGAGTTCGCCGGGGCAATCAGCGGCGTTACGGCTTTCGGGCTGTTCGTCGAGCTGGAGAACGGCATCGAGGGCCTTGTCCATGTGTCGAGCATGGATGACGACTATTACCGCTACGACGAGGACCGCTATTCGCTTATCGGCCAGCGGACCGGCAAGGTGTACCGGCTGGGCGACGCGACGACGGTGACGCTGGTTAAGGTTAACCCGGCGGAGCGGACGATCGATTTCACGCTGGCCGGCGACGCGGCCCTCCGGCCCGCGGGCCGCAAGGGCAGAGGCGGCGGCCGGGGCCGCAAGACGGGCGAACGCGCGACGAGCCAAGGCGCCAGGAGCGGCGGGTCGGGGAAGAAAACCGGGAGCGGCGGCCAGGGGCGCAAGGCCAAGGACGGCGGAATGAAGCCCGCCGGGACCGGGGCAGCCGGCAAGGCGGCCGGGGAGGCTGCGGGGAAGCAGCCGGCCGGCACGCAGCGCAAGCGGCCGCAGGGTTCTGGCAAAAGACGGACAAAATCCGGCAAAAATCAGACATAA
- a CDS encoding DUF362 domain-containing protein codes for MNRRDFLRMTALAGLGAALLPGCAPTPAKPAPRADAGVGRTPAAAAPPGGSGLVVAEGTDPADMLARGLAALGGIGTFVKPGATVVLKPNFSVPRTPEEAATTNVALVGALVRSCLAAGAKTVKVIDYPFTNPVICLEKTGMKAAVAAAGGRVYTLNGGRDKYFKPVQVGGQTLAAAEYSKDVLEADVFINMPILKHHNGTRLTLGMKNLMGLVWDRGYFHRTDLHRCIAETAAFKKPHLTIMDALRGITDNGPMGPGPIREYNKLVFGTDPVAVDAYGATLFGMKPAEVDYIRIATELGVGQMDLGKVTVRKA; via the coding sequence ATGAACCGCAGGGATTTCCTGAGGATGACGGCTCTGGCGGGACTGGGAGCGGCTCTGCTGCCCGGCTGCGCGCCGACGCCGGCCAAGCCGGCGCCCCGCGCCGACGCGGGAGTGGGCCGGACGCCGGCGGCAGCCGCGCCGCCGGGGGGAAGCGGTCTGGTGGTGGCCGAGGGCACCGACCCTGCCGATATGCTGGCACGTGGCCTGGCGGCGCTGGGCGGCATCGGGACGTTTGTGAAGCCGGGGGCGACGGTGGTGCTGAAGCCGAATTTCAGTGTGCCGCGCACGCCGGAGGAGGCGGCGACGACCAATGTCGCGCTGGTGGGGGCGCTGGTGCGCTCGTGTCTGGCCGCCGGAGCCAAGACGGTGAAGGTCATCGATTATCCGTTCACCAATCCGGTCATCTGTCTGGAGAAGACGGGAATGAAGGCGGCGGTGGCGGCGGCGGGCGGCCGGGTTTATACGCTGAACGGCGGCCGCGACAAGTATTTCAAGCCGGTGCAGGTCGGCGGCCAGACGCTGGCGGCGGCCGAGTACAGCAAGGATGTGCTGGAGGCGGACGTTTTTATCAATATGCCGATTCTCAAGCACCACAACGGCACGCGGCTGACGCTGGGGATGAAGAATCTGATGGGGCTGGTGTGGGACCGCGGCTATTTCCACCGCACCGATCTGCACCGCTGCATCGCCGAGACGGCGGCGTTCAAAAAGCCGCACCTGACCATTATGGACGCGCTGCGCGGCATCACGGACAACGGGCCGATGGGTCCGGGGCCGATCCGCGAGTATAACAAGCTGGTGTTCGGCACCGATCCGGTGGCGGTGGACGCCTACGGGGCGACGCTGTTCGGGATGAAGCCGGCCGAGGTGGATTATATCCGCATCGCGACCGAGCTTGGCGTCGGGCAGATGGACCTGGGCAAGGTGACGGTGCGCAAGGCTTAG